Within the Tursiops truncatus isolate mTurTru1 chromosome 19, mTurTru1.mat.Y, whole genome shotgun sequence genome, the region GTTAGTTTGGCATTGAtgctgaaggctttcccacattccttacactgataaggcttttctccagtgtggattCGGTGATGATCAAGTAGGTTTCTTTTAGAAGTAAAACATttcccacactcattacattCAAAGGGCTTCTCCCCAGTGTGAATCCTCTGGTGCTGCATTAGTTTTGCATTAACGTTGAAGGCCTTTCCACACTCATTACACTCATAGGGCTTCTCCCCGGTGTGGATTCTCAGATGCTGCCGAAGCTGGGAGTTACacctgaaggctttcccacactctTTACACTCATAGGGTTTCTCACCCGTGTGGATTCTCTGGTGCTGGATTAACTTCCCTTTGACGccaaaggcttttccacattcagtacactcatagggtttctcccctgtGTGAATTCTTTGATGCTGAATGAGTTTTGCATTATTACTAAAGGCTTTTCCACACTCCTTACACTGATAGGGTCTCTCTCCAGTGTGGATGCTCTGATGCTGCCTAAGCTGGGAGCTGCACCTGAAGCCTttcccacactcattacatttgtaaggtttctctccagtgtggatccTCTGATGTTGAATTAATTTTGCATTAACATTGAAAGCTTTCCCACAGTCATTACACtcgtaaggtttctctccagtgtggactCTCTGATGTGTGATATATGCAGAACTGCAGCTAAAGCCATTCCCACACTCCTTGCACTGATAGGGCCTCTCTCCTGTATGGATTCTCTGATGCCTACTCAGACTCCCATTAACgctgaaggcttttccacacACCTTACACTGATAGGGCTTCTCCCCACTGTGGATAGTCTGATGTGTGATATAATGGGAACTGTAACTGAAGCTTTTTCCACACTCTACACATTTGAAGGGCTTCTCCCCACTGTGAAGTCTTTGATGCCAAATTAATTTTGCATTAACGCTAAAGGCTTTGCCACACTCCTTATGCTGATGGGGCTTCTCCCCAGTGTAGCTATCTTGATCCTGATTAAGTTGAGAGTTACACCTAAAGCTTTCCACTAATTCTTCACATTTGAAAGGTCTTTCCCCAGAATTAATTATTTCATGTTGAATAAGTTTTGTGTCAAAGCTGAAGGCTTTCTCCAATCCTGTACACTCAGGGGACTGCTCTCCAGTGGAGATGGTATGACACTGATTCAAGTTTGGACTTTGCCTAAAGCAACACTCCTCCATGGGGCTTATATTGTCTTTCACTGTCCCATCAATGAcactcctgttttctttctccataCTTCCTACTGAGTGGACTTCCTGCTGTTTCTCTAGAATATAAGTTTCTGAAAAGTCTGTTTCCTGGGAAGAGTTCCTTTGAAGTTCAAATGATGtattatgtttttcttcataCATTTCCTCTGTCAAATTATTGTCAGTCTGGATATCAATATTtactataaaaaagagaaaacataaaatatcatGTAAGAACCatgttagaaaacaaaagaactgtgatagaaagaaaaaaggatcagGGTAATCAAGGGTGGGGGGGGGCTCTTTAAAATCACCAGACTAGGTCAGAGAATCTAAGGTTCATCCATAAGGTGGAATAACATGCAGctgttataaaatgaaataaatctatatgtactgacatgaaaagatgtcaaaGACACACTGTTAAGTGGAAAAACAAGTTGAGAAATGGTATGTAGAGTATCTTCCATTTGTGCAAAGGAGAGTAAAAAGGGCTgacataaacacatatatttgaaTATGCCTAGAAAACTACTGCAAGAATACACAAGAAACTGAGCAAACTGGCACAGGAAGTTTGGGAGACTTCCCCACTGCTCCCACTTTATGCACTTTTTATACTGTTTTGAGCATGTACcaatattacaaattttaaagtaatgattttaaaagatcaccAGTCTCTAAACCAATAACCAGTAACAAGAAGGTTAAAAGTGACAGCAGTGGAACAAAATTCTAGGTCTTATCTGCCAGATCAGCATTCTTTCCATCACACCATACTTTACTACACTCTTCAGtttctattaataaaaatggaaactgcTTAAGAAAGAGAAggcacagaatccaacaacatgtgGCAACAAGGGATGGCAGGTATTAGCACTAGGAAGCAAATGGGAACaaatcttgtttattttcttagaacTTAAACTCTAGGCTTTCCAAAACTTCtcctttaacttcttttttctctacttcagAAAGGCTCTGTTCAGGCCCATTTGATCCCTTTGATCCCATatcttcccacccctccagaaCACTGCAGCATTCTCCTTGCCTTTCCTTCTACCTCTTCCCTCAATCCTAAAATTGGTCACTCCCTAAAATTCTTTCTGTAATCTTATTAGTCTTTCTATAACCCCATAGTCCTAGCAGAACCAATGATCTCTACATTTATTCTCAAATTTCTCAAAATTGGCCCCAAAatgcttcctttattttttcacctCTCATCTCTCCTCAGCCACATGTAATATGCCCCCTACCCCAGTATTTCATTATAATTGTCCTCAACAGACCCAAATGACCTGGACTTCCCTAgcaatcattttcaaaataatattggtCTTTTCCTGATTATAGAAATAATATTCATCTGTAGTATCAGaaacttacaaagaaaaaaattcaaattacctggaaaatttttttaaaaaatcaactctgCTGACATGGGTCTTGTGCCCTGTGAtttccccttcttcctgcctAGAACCCATTTGATTCCTGACCCCAATTAACCTACATACACTGACTAGATGAATGTTTCTATCCTCACCTGACATCACGATGGGTTGTTCAAAGACTTCAGGACTGTCTGTTGCCTACAGAATGAAATCCAGACTTCTTTGACTAAGAAGCTCCACAATATCACTTTCATCCCCCTCTATATGTCAAGCACTTTAAGCTCTCCATTTCCAAAACATGTCTTCCTTGGTCAGTGAACATCTGGTTGAATGATTACAAGGAACAAAAAGCCACTgaaaccatcttttaaaaaaagaggattCATCAAAAGGATGCAAGAGTATCTTATGGACCCCAAAGGCAGGAAGTAAAGCTGGGCCTCATGGGAGATGGGAAATCACCTGGCAGCTACTCTGCATGAGCCATGAGAACCTCACTATTTCAAGAGTGGTCTGGGAACAAGAATCACTGGCATTACCTGGGAACTtaacagaaatgcagaatcttggccCTGCCCCAAACTAACTGAATGACAATCTGCACATCTGCAAGATGCCCAGGTGATGCATTTGTTCATATTTTGAGAAGCACCAAATTGATAGCATTACTTCCTCCCACCTTATTTCCTAGAGCTTATTATATATAGCTTTCTCCCcccccaataataataataataatagtaataataataataaaaacagaatttaactGAGCACACACTATAAGCTAGGCACTTGGtacatgttatctcattttatcatCAAACCTAGCACCATTACCtcattttgtaattattattccattttcaaGGGTGAGAACACTAACTCTTAGAGAATGCAGATAACTGAcctgctcaaagtcacacaactaggaaGTAGCACAGTTGGGATTGGAACTCAGAAAGTCTACTCCAAAGTCTAAGTAAAAAGACTTTTAATTCTGTACCCTTCACATTAAGTGGACAGTGCTTAGAAAGTAGCAAGGACCCAAAAAAAGTACTGAATCCATTCATTTTGTCTGAGAAAGGTAGAATTCCAAAATTAGGATTGAAAATAATTACAATGAAGCATTTGAAAAAAGATCTCTTCTTGGAATTAGAAAGAAATAGCAAACTATGAAAATAGTCAGAAAGGTCTCAACTGTTGCTATCTCTAGAAatcatcaaaaattatttaaatggggcttccctggtggcgcagtggttaagaatccacctgccaatgtaggggatacaggttcgagccctggtccgggaggatcccacatgccgaggagcaactaggcccgtgtgccacagctactgagcctgagctctggagcctgcaagccacaactactgagcccatgtgccaaaattactgaagcccgtgtgcctagagcctgtgctccacaacaagagaagccaccttagtgagaggcctgtgcaccacagccaAGAGTGGACTCCACTCTCTGcgactaaaaaaaagaaagcctgcgtgcagcaacgagggcccaatgcagccaaaaattaattaattaattttaaaaaatttaaatgttactcTGTACGGTTAGCCAATAAATGTGGCACGCTTATATGTTGCTAAAGCTGACTTTCTTCCTAAAGGATTACTTTTTCCAGCATAATGGGCAATGTGTGCCTCCTTACCAGTCCAGAGGCCCTGGGGGCCTGTGCCTGTTCCAGAGGCCAGTGGAGATGGGCCCTccagctcacctcctccctccagctGTGAGATCACAGTAGGTTTGAGAAGGGGGAATCCTGTtttggggaaaggaaataggaaagATAGGTGAATGATCTCCCACAGCTGATTTCCTAAACCTCTTCTCAGATTGTGTCAGcaatggggagggaaggaaagagcccCAGAGGGTCCCGTGCCTAAGAACTatgggaaagtggcggggggtgggaggaagaggctTGAGAAGATGCGGGAGGAGTTGGGGAGGGCCCAGACTGTGAGACCTCATGCAGGGCAAACAGGGAGATTCTGCCTAAAGGGATAGGTACCAGTTTTTGACCAGGGCCTAAAATATTACAAGTACACCGAGATCCTTGGAAACACTCAAGATATCCAGGTAGGGTGAGGGGGAACCTGAAGGTAATGCTGTAGAACAGGAAGTTACTTTTTTTCCACGCTGTGTCCAAAACACAGCCTCTATCGGGTGGATCAAGAGTGCACAACAGTCCCAGTAAAGTCCTATATTGGCCCAAAAAGGGCTTGGGGTTCACCCTTCCCAGCAACCCTGGGTCTAGGGGATTAGGAATCAGCCCCTGAGGTTCCCACTCAGTGAAGGATTACCAGAGGCCCCACCTGCAACCAGTAAGGGGAAAGGAAGCCAGGAAACCCTAATCAGCAGAGTCTGAGTCCCCGGGGGAGAAAGGCCTTACCCAGGGAGGCCACATTCCCATAattctccagcatcacatcccTGTACAGAGCCCTCTGTGCAGGGGACAGGCCATCCCACTCCGTCTGGGTGAAGTACACAGCCACGTCCTCAAAGGTCACCGACTTCTGAAACAACAGGTTCCTGCTGCCCTAGGGGCCAATTCCATGGCTCATGCCCTAggtgaggggcagagggcagTATGAGGGCTTGAGGAGGGGCTTGTGAAGAGCACAACATTAATAACAGGGGGAAAGATTTGAGAAAAACACTTGGAAGGTAAAGCATGGAATATCTGACCTGGCTCCCAGCAGAGAAACCTCATGCCATATTTCACACTTACAAAGGATGACATAAGttgagatgaaagaaaaacaccTCCCATGACCAAGTTCCCCTAACGCAACTGCTTTCTTTCAGTCAGGCCGTGCCCTCACTGGCGGAAGTAGCTCTGGGCCCACCCACAGGTTTTCCCACTTCCTCGCCCTCGCCCTCACCCTCAAACCTCAAGCCGCGCCCAAAGAACGGCCATGGCTTCCATCTCACCCAGCCCCACCTGATTTCTATCATGGACCCCCTACAAAAGGCTGCATAGCCTCTGCTCCAGCGCCTTCAGCAGAGGAAGCTCAGTGCTGCCCAGATCGGCTGGGCACcgtggaggtggagggaggggtgagagCAGGCAGCCCATCCTGCTTGCAAATGGCTCTCGCCAAAAACCCATTTTCTGTTACCCTCTCCCAGTCAAGCCTCATCCTGTCCAACTTCACCCAAGACTTCACTGTCTCTCCAAGGAGGTTTGGGAAAGAAGGGAGGTCAGCCATCTTTTCAGCCGCTCCTCTGCATCACTCGGCGCTCGGCACTCAGCACAGGCTCCACCATCAGGGCTGATGGCCGAGCCGCTCCCaggcccacctcctcccctccggGCAGCTGCCACTTCTGGCTGCCCTTGCTCTACCCACCTCGGCCTTCTGTAACAACCTTGGGGACACACTGGCAGCGATTTGCCTCTCAACTGCTCTCTGCCAGCACCTGTCTTGCTTGATTCTACGGGCCTCCACCCATCAACAATTCTAGTCCAACTTGTGGGCACTTCTGTGAGTCATTCATCGTGTGACTTGGATAAGACAAGAAATTCTTGGTACAAAATTAAATGCCTTCGTTCTCGCCCACCATCCCCTTTTAGCCCACGACTGGTGCCTCCTCCTTAATTCAAACCTCAGCTGGTGTCACCCACCACCATCCGCGAAGGAAAGAAACCTGGGGATTCGTTCctgactcctccctcccccttaccCCACCCCAATCTTTTGACTCTTCCTCCTAGAGATTTTTATGTTAAGCATTACTTGAATTGGGTCTCCCTCTTTAGCAACTACTTGCCTTAATGAAGCCTATGTCACCTAGACCAATAGGACTCTTTCTGAAGTGGTCACCTTGCTTTTAAACCTCCCCTCAAAATTATTCCCCACACAGGCATCAGAAACCTGACCTCGTTAACTTCACTGGCTCCATAGGTGTCATAGGGCTGAACAGTTAAGTCACACAATGACAAGTCACTTCACTCCCctttgcctttgtttcttttgtggtAGAATGAACGCAACACAGCGCCTATCTCCCAGGGCGTCTGTCAGGACTGAGTGatccatgtaaagtgcttagtatGGTGCCTGCGGCGTAGTAAGCCTCAAATGGTGTAACTGGAGTTACTGTGACTATGATTATTCCCAAACTGTAGCCCATGGAGGTCCCTGGATGAGCATCAGTGGGGTCCATGAAATCCCTGAAATCGTATGGAAATTTTCGTTTGCATGTTATTCTGGGAAGAGGATCCAGAGCTCTTATCAGAGACCTAAAGCTTGGCCACTGCACCCCAAGCCCTGAAAGCCTCCCCAGGACACAATGAGACACAGGACTTCctgtcttttttccctcccttgaTCCCACTCTCCTTATGTCCCCTTCCCCTGGAATTAGAGGCACAGCCATTCTTTATGTGGATCTGGTCCTGCTAGTCCTCTTTATCTACACCCCCCTCCCTGGAATCCTAGTCCCCTgctatcttcttccattcatgGGCAGCTTCCATGTCTCTCATTCACCAAAGCCCTCTGCTGGGGGAGCAAAGCAAACTGGTGTGCAGAAGACTATATTTCTGCCTTCCAGACACTTCTGTCTTGCCTGTCCTGGTCTCTGGCCCCTATCCCTCCATATCATCGCTCTTCCCACAAGCTCCAGTCTGGCAGGCCCCTCCAGCTTTCATAGAAAGGCTCACCAGATTCCCTTCTCAGTTTTCTTCAATGTGAAACTGCTCAGAGGAAGAGCTGAAGGACCCACAGCTCACCTGGGGCCAGGCTGTCAGAAGCATGGCTGCCATCACCTGGTCTCCCTCTCAGAGAAGGACTGGAGCTGAGGGAAAACAGGGGGACAGATGTGAGACAAGCCACCCCCACCACGAACAATACAGCCCCTCACAGAAGATTTGAGATGCAGGCAGCCAGCATCCAGACAGAAGTGCAAGCAGGAGCTGCCATGGGAAGAAAGGAGCGATCTGTTCACTGGATCTGTGCCCAGGGCTCCTCCTGGCCATGACACTGACACTGACTGCCATGGACCCTAGGATTTTTACAATTCTGGACAcatatcatacacacacacgagTGTGCATAAAATGCAGGTAGAGtctaaagaataataaaacaaagactcGTGTAGCAACACGATGCTCTAAACGAGCATCCCTCTCTATTATACTGCAAGAGAAGCCAGCTGGACGGGCTGCAGCCCCAGCACATAGGCCTGAGTCAGGCCCCAGGGAGGCACCTCCTGGAGAAAGGGACAGCTGCTCCCTCCCACATGCCCGTTCCCTCACACAGCTGACTGCCCTCAAGAGTCCTGATACCTCTGTAGAGATCTTGGGAGGTTAGGCTCCTGCCCGGCCCAGGTTTACTGTGAGGAAGCTAGGCCACAAGGTACCGGATGGCTCCTCATACCTTCCAGCCTTTTGATGGCAAAGAAGCCAAGGCTTCAGCTGCCTGAGAGAGGGGGTCACCATAGCATCCCGTCCCTGGTCCCATGACCCAGCACTCCTTGTTCATTGTATTCAAGACCACATGGActggttattttctaatttttagtgCTCCCAAAGTCAgtcttgaaattttatattttcctaaaatattgtctatatctTCCAGAATTTAAACTTGAGTGTAGAATTATGGGAAACAGTGGctcatgatttttttcatttcctccaaaCCTTGAGGTATACCTTGCTTCTCCTACTTCTTCTTTGAATATATATGCTCTCTAGACCTTTTAGCCTTAGttaatgttatggactgaatgtgtccccccaaaattcgtatgttggaGCCCTAATTTCCaatgtatttggagacaggacccATGAGGAGGTAATAAGGTTAAACAAGGTAATAATCTGATAGGGCGGGTACCCtagtaagaagaggaagagtctTCCAGAGCTGTCTCtgctgtgaggacacagtgaaggCAGCCACCTGCAGCCTCACCAAGAACCACATCATCTGgtaccttgatcttagacttccagcctccagaactgtgagaaataaatttctgttgtttaagccagacagtgtatgatattttgttatggcagcccaagcagactaataacATTAGGCTGAACCATGGTTTATCTAGtttaatgttgttttattttcaaagaactagcttttctATTTAGAACACCACTCCCTTTTCTacctgtttgtttggttttataaaattaattaacttatttatttagttttggctgcgctgggtcttcgttgttgcactcaagctttctctagttgcggtaagcaggggctactcttcattgcggtacgtgggcttctccttgtggtggcttctcttgttgtggagcacgggccctaggcacacgggtttcagtagttgtggcacacaggctcagtagttgtggctcacaggctctagagcacaggctcagtagttgtggcgcacaggcttagttgctccgcggcatgtgggatcttctcagaccagggctcgaacccgtgtcccctgcattggcaggcggattcttaaccactgtgccaccagggaagccccctctacttgttttaaattaagctctgctttttaaaatttgttttttagctCTGTAAGAGACACCTTATGTACCTCACCAAATCCTCTTGTCCACTCTTAGTCCAGTTCCAGAGGCTTTGACCAGCTCTGCACAAGTACAACCTACAAATGCCTCCTCAAGGGTCTACACCACACATGCCTGGCTCCTGCCCTAGGGCTTCTCTGTCCTGTGTGGGACATCTGCGGACACCTGCTGGGTCCTGAAGGATAGGGGAGTTAATGCCTGTGATGCTACCACTGACCAACAGGAGACAGAGGTCAGTGGATAAACGTTTCCCCCTTTAGTCCCCCATGTGGGCAGCCATGAGATTCCAAGGCTCCTCAAAGATCCTGCAAGTCAGAGCACCAGTCACCTGTGGAGGGGCCAGCCTGACAGCACATCCTTGTATTGTCTGTCCCTCCTTCTCCATTGCACTCTCCTTGTCTTTCACTCTGCCCCTGGGACTACATTCCCAAATAAACTGCCCGCACACAAATCTCTGTCCTATGTTCTGCTTTCGGGGAAAGCTAGACTACAAAAAGCTTTTTTCTACCTTCTTGAGGCTAcatgattcattcattttcattcttgcTGTGTAGCAATCTAAACCTATAAATGTTCCTCTGAATACATTATTCCCTACATTCCAGAGGCTTTTCATATTTcatgttttaattactattttataaCTCATCAGCAACTGTGTTTTGTCTCTGGACAAAGAACTGTTCAGGATAATTTGTTGCTGTTAATTTATTCTCTGGCTTTACTGCATGGTGTTTAAGTAACCTGATCTATTTACTTCTgctttacagatttttaaaggttttcttttGTGGCTACAgtgtccattttaaaaatattccatggatgcttaaaaagaaaacttattccaacatggatggacctagagattatcacactaagtgacgtaagtcagaaagagaaagacaaataccatattatatcacttatatgtggaatctaaaatatgacacaaatgaatttatctgtgaaagagaaacacagacatagaaaacagatttgtggttgccaagggggagggcggtgggggagggatggactgggagtttgggactaggagatgcaaactattatatgtagaatggataaacaacaaggtcctactttatagcacagggacctatattcaatatcctgtgataaaccataatggaaaagaatatgaaaaagaatgtgtgtatatatatgtgcatatacctatataaatgaattacttttgtgtacagtagaaattaacacaacattgtaaaactactatactccaataaaataaatttaaaaaaaggaaacttatcCTGTGATGGAAGAACATAATCTATCTGAATCTAATAAATCAACTCTACCAATTTTATTATATAGATTTTTCTCCATAACCCATGATTACTTTTACCTAATTGTTTAGAGAGCCAGTAAAGAGTGAACTCTCACAAAACACTGAGCCCTTATGTATCATGGGAAAAGCCTTTCAAATCTTTAAGAAATGAATAATTCTAACACTATTTAAACTGTAGCAGAGAACAGCAAAATAAGTTTCCCAGACCTTTTTATGATGCCAGCAAaatatggatacaaaaaccaTAAACTAGTATCATTTATGAatactgatgcaaaaatcctaaatattgaGGACTAGACTCCAGTAGTTCCTTAATGTGACATATCATGACTAAGAGGGATCATCTTATGAATGCAAGTAAAGTTCAATATTAGCACAGATTGTACTTTCCACattaataaatcaaagaaaaacatacTCTCCATCTCAGTGGATGTCAAAGGTGTTGGATAAATTCAATATTCATgcctaaattttaaaacttataccCTAGGGAAACTCTCATATGATATACatgatatatgatatacatacaaaattatatatacccTATACCCTAGGGAAACTCTCATATGATATACatgatatatgatatacatacaaaattttgtatatatacaaaattattatcagcagtattttaatagcaaaaaattggaaacaactcacATGTCCACTGAGAATACACAAATAAGCTGTCGTGCCATTTTTACAATGGAACATTACCCAGTAGCAAAAACGAATGACTCACAGCTACACACAAAATATGGATGAATTTAGGAACATTAATATTGAGTTATGCCAGTCCCAGAAGACTACAGACACCATGATGCCATCTTCATAAagctcaaaaacaaaattaatcacattatttacatacacatgtatatatgataaaattatttttaaaaatatgattaacacaaatatgatatgtgttatcaaaaatcaaaaatatgaTTAACACAAAATTCAAGAGAGCTGTTACCTCTAGGGGTGAGAATGTGGGAACTGGGTTGGGGAGGAGCACACAGATGCAGCCGTATGGGCAGTGCTCTTCTTAATGGTGTGGTGTGTTTAATGCGTGCTCACATTACCACTATGCTCCATAAATGCCATGCTAGAcgcataacatttaaaatatacatacttatCTCTAtgatatgaaataattttcagtGTGCAAAAGGTAGTGTGCTTTCTTCTgtgtaagaaaaaaagggagtataagaaaatacatgtgtATCTGGTGATTTgtgcaaaaagaaacagaaggaaaaacaagaaactaAGGAGAATAGGGGCCTCAGGTGTGGATGGGAAGTAGATGAAAGGAACCTGGGAACTGAAACAGGATGGAAGGAAACAGTGCAGAAGGGATGAGGAGGAAATGATACTTCCCTGTGCCTTTTTGTTCTGACTTTCATAACCACAGTAATGTTTCATATATCTATacctgtatctatctatctatctatctatctatacatatgtataaaaatcAACCAACCAGAATGGGATGGGGGGGTGACGACgtccaaaaaatacaaacaacagtAAATAAGCCTAACTATACCACAGCATAACCACAGTGAAgtgatgggaaagaaaagaactaagTAACTCTGCAAAACAGTATTTTAACTAAATTCTCTAAGGCTAAAAAGACCTGTAGCCAAAGACTTCTTGAGgttgcatgatttttaaaatctattttcattctttcctatTTGGCAATTAAAACCTATAAGGCCACAAAATTTCCTCTGAATACACTACTAGCCACACTTCATGTTTTCGTTACTGTTTTATAGCATATTTTTTTGTAAACTTGCTTTCATGAGGGTATGAATGAGTCATTCTGGAACTTTTTGTGTATTCTAGGACTAAGCAAATCAGTATATTCTACATTGTAGAAATCATTCCCAGGTCATTGTCATCCCACCGCCCAAGAGAAGTTGGGCCGGGTTACCGTTTGGAACTGACACGGCTCCTGCAGACAGTGCTCTCAAAAGTCGGGCTTCTTCTGTAGCCTGGAGGGGCTCTGCTTTTTCTGCTCCCGCACTGGCCTCGATTCACTCCCTGAGTTAGGAGGGCGGGGCGCATATAGTTCATACTTGAAATGCATAAAACGTGCAGGTAAAAGCCCCTGCACGACCTCATTATGTCAAAAGACTCATATCACCTCAGGCCGCTTCACCCCTGCAAATATTCTACCCCCTGGCTGCTCCAACACAAGTTCCCAAAAGGCGAGCAGCATCTTCCCCAAAGTGCTAAATGCTCGGGGCTTCGTGGCTGTGGCAGTACCCCGGGCTTCGCCTTCCACGAGACAGAACGTCATCGGCCACCAAGTCCAAAGCGGGAGTcgaggaggggggaagaggacCCCCCCGACAGGAAACCCACCGCCAACGCAGGGGGAAGGAGCTTCCCTGCCGCACCCAGAGCCTCGGAACCAGGCAccgcctccgcctcccgcagCCCGTACTCACCTCCAAAGCTGGCTGCTCGGCGGCGGGCGGCCGGAAGTGCGTCACCAGGCCCCGGCCGAGCCTCTCTAGGAGCAGCTTCGCTCCTTCTCGGCGGTGCTCTGGCCCCGCCCCCTGCAACCGAAGCACTGGTACTCCGAAGCCTGGCACCGTTCTCCCCGATGCGGGTCGCAACGAGGAAGCAGTTGCTCCTCGCGGTGAGCTAGGGAAGACAAGAATGCGGCGAGCGCTGGGCCCAAACCAGGGGTGGCGCCGGGGATTTGTATCTTAGTAAAGCTGCCGTGCAACCAAATTTGGGAGTTTCCGGACTGGACGCCTGGATCGCATGCTGTCAAACCCAAGGCCCCCTTTCTGGAACAAATATTTCCTAATGACCAGCATACTCTCCTGTCATGAAACTCATAGGTAATGGCTTAGAAGATCATAGACGGTATAAACAACCTGCATTATAAAaagtaatgttaaaaaaaaaagtaat harbors:
- the ZNF23 gene encoding zinc finger protein 23 isoform X2 → MRSCRGFYLHVLCISSMNYMRPALLTQGVNRGQCGSRKSRAPPGYRRSPTFESTVCRSRVSSKRSSPSLRGRPGDGSHASDSLAPVNIDIQTDNNLTEEMYEEKHNTSFELQRNSSQETDFSETYILEKQQEVHSVGSMEKENRSVIDGTVKDNISPMEECCFRQSPNLNQCHTISTGEQSPECTGLEKAFSFDTKLIQHEIINSGERPFKCEELVESFRCNSQLNQDQDSYTGEKPHQHKECGKAFSVNAKLIWHQRLHSGEKPFKCVECGKSFSYSSHYITHQTIHSGEKPYQCKVCGKAFSVNGSLSRHQRIHTGERPYQCKECGNGFSCSSAYITHQRVHTGEKPYECNDCGKAFNVNAKLIQHQRIHTGEKPYKCNECGKGFRCSSQLRQHQSIHTGERPYQCKECGKAFSNNAKLIQHQRIHTGEKPYECTECGKAFGVKGKLIQHQRIHTGEKPYECKECGKAFRCNSQLRQHLRIHTGEKPYECNECGKAFNVNAKLMQHQRIHTGEKPFECNECGKCFTSKRNLLDHHRIHTGEKPYQCKECGKAFSINAKLTRHQRIHTGEKPFKCMECEKAFSCSSDYIVHQRIHTGEKPFQCKECGKAFHVNAHLIRHQRSHTGEKPFRCVECGKGFSYSSDCIIHQTVHTWRKPYACNVCGKAFRFSFQLSQHQSVHSEGKS
- the ZNF23 gene encoding zinc finger protein 23 isoform X4; the encoded protein is MSVNIDIQTDNNLTEEMYEEKHNTSFELQRNSSQETDFSETYILEKQQEVHSVGSMEKENRSVIDGTVKDNISPMEECCFRQSPNLNQCHTISTGEQSPECTGLEKAFSFDTKLIQHEIINSGERPFKCEELVESFRCNSQLNQDQDSYTGEKPHQHKECGKAFSVNAKLIWHQRLHSGEKPFKCVECGKSFSYSSHYITHQTIHSGEKPYQCKVCGKAFSVNGSLSRHQRIHTGERPYQCKECGNGFSCSSAYITHQRVHTGEKPYECNDCGKAFNVNAKLIQHQRIHTGEKPYKCNECGKGFRCSSQLRQHQSIHTGERPYQCKECGKAFSNNAKLIQHQRIHTGEKPYECTECGKAFGVKGKLIQHQRIHTGEKPYECKECGKAFRCNSQLRQHLRIHTGEKPYECNECGKAFNVNAKLMQHQRIHTGEKPFECNECGKCFTSKRNLLDHHRIHTGEKPYQCKECGKAFSINAKLTRHQRIHTGEKPFKCMECEKAFSCSSDYIVHQRIHTGEKPFQCKECGKAFHVNAHLIRHQRSHTGEKPFRCVECGKGFSYSSDCIIHQTVHTWRKPYACNVCGKAFRFSFQLSQHQSVHSEGKS